Below is a window of Rhodamnia argentea isolate NSW1041297 chromosome 11, ASM2092103v1, whole genome shotgun sequence DNA.
AAAGCCcactcctaaacctttcattTATGTCTAATATCAAGCAAAATTTTGTCACGGCTTAACTTCAGAATAACAAATCCACACAGAAGTATCCAAGATCCCTTCCACAGCCCCATGTCAGCGCTGACCAAGTCATAGCAGTACTTGCATATTGTTTATATCTTCTTCAAACTAAATACAGTTTCAccagaagagaaaattgaagCAACCCAAGGTACTAGAACAAAACATACATATTTTGAGCAAGACGAATATCGAGTGCTTCCGCACCACACATCAATTGAGCAACACGTGATGCAAGCTCCACAGCCAACTCTCtctaaacattcaatttagAGAGAGTTATTCTTCAATTTACTTCTCTCAAGAAGCAACAACAGCAATTTCGAAAGAAAGAGTACttagccaaaaataaaaatgaaagaattattATCCAAGACAATCTATGAGAGTCGAAAGTAGATATTTCACAGTTCTCCTGCATAGAGTACATTCAAAGTGTCCGAACCCTTTTCGCAACTTGTGCACTAAAATATCTAAATCATAGAACCTCTGATTTCATCCACCATCCAACATAGCAGGCCTTCCCAGCATCTCTAAGACCATATAGTGAACTGCTACTACCACCATCACCAGCAAAGGCTAGCCAACATGCTAGGAAAAACGCCGAAACATGGCTAGACGCACACACTCTCGAATGCTAAGTCACTACCTCAGCTAAAAGTATCAAGATTTTTCTTCCAACAGAAGCAAGAAGATGGATTAAGCCATCCGTCACAAGAATCCAAACTGCTTCGAAAGACGCATCATTTCTCAACGTTCTCTCGAGAACAAAGCCTCGCAAGCACGACGTCACACGCGGAGAAGACCAATCCATCCCCACTACAGCATAGCCTACCACGAGTCAATTCTCCACACAGAGATAACAAATCGCTCCCAAGGAACCAATCAAAGCCCGCGTAGCTCAAAAAGGGCAGCTCAAACGAAGAGAACGACCCAAACAGAGCCCTAAAAGAGCACCTTCTTCACCACCCACAATCGAATTCGAAGAAATGGACAGAAATTCAACGAAGAGGAAGGAAGCTCCTCACAGATCAAAATCAACGGAACACGGACCTGAATTGGATGCAGAAAGGAGATGAACGCGAGGGGGCCGAGCTCAAAAATGGCGGATTCGAACTCTTCTTTgacctctcctctcctctctctccctctctcttgcccAGTTCCCTTTTCCCAGTCCAAAGTTTCCTAAACGTGTTTTTGATATGGTCGATGAGGTCATGTCTGAAAAGAATAGTTAAATATGTCAATCgcattgaatatttttagtAGTAGTAACATTTAATATCATTCGGTATATCGATTTTGTAAATGACATTGAAAAAGGTTCGATATATAACATTGAAATCCAAAAATTAGACTAAATATGTATCGAAAGTTCagagatcaaattgaaaaaattaaaatttatgaaCGATATTACACATTAGGTTACGGTTcaaaaattatattgaataaattaaaattttaataatcatATTGCAAAACAGAATTCTAAAGTTGCATCGTGCTAAAGGATTTGTTGGGCCAAAAGTCCAAATCGTGGATTAGGTTTTGAATTTCCTTATCTCTTTTATTcgattttcctttcccttttctttaacAAAACTTTTagtttctctaaaaaaaaaaaatttcgtgttctttattttattttttcttccttcgaACTGCAAGGCAAACTTGAACCGTTAGTGTTCATACCATTCATTTTATTATTTGGTATTGTCCATTTGGGAACATGGTTGGGGGAAAAAAGGTTTATATGTGTGGTTTAATTAGCAAAAATTCATTCACTTGATTTAGTAAAAATCCATGGCGAGGCGCCGAGGCTACCATTGCCCATGGGCAAGGCCGGCCAAGGGTTGCGAAGCCCTCGCCGGGCACGGTagcatatgaaaaaaaaaagagaaaaagggaaaaaagtattaaaatataactaaaaattgttcacatcaACGTCGGGTGGCAaagtggactcaattggcaaaaaaaaaaaatgatttaggactaaattggtacatttgcaataaatttaggattttttgagtAATTCTCCCATCTATTTGAGGAAGCGGAACATGGTTGgggaaaaaagattatttttttggtttaattagcaaaatttatTCACTTAATTTAGTATCACATTCTTCTAATACTTAAATTAGTAAATGCCCATAGAAATTTGTGGTAAAACGACGGAGACCGCAAAGCGCAAGTTCCCACTAGTTAGACAGTTGTTAAAGTGGCCTAATCTTATATTTCAGTATGTACAAAGTTCATCGATCGATAGAAAGGTCAAAGAATACCACATCGGCACATGATTCACGATTATTCAAGAACGACCACGAGCAATTAGAATAGAAGCTTCTAAAGTCATGAATTGAAGTTCTCCACGCTGTTTAACTGATAAGgaccttccttcttcttttgcttaTCAAACTAATTAGAAGCTTCTAAAGCCATGAAGGACTTTCTCCATGTAATTTAATAGGAAAGAACCTGTTTTGTgcatctcaaactagtatagaTGAATAATCTATCTATCAATCTACCTACTTTATTAAGGATTAGTGCATGAAGAGAATTACCAAGATGTTTAGTACTCTCTCAAAGCTCCAAGAAGAAAGGATCAAAAATAGTATCACGCAATATAGAAAAGCCAAAGGGAGCAAAATGCAATAGCCTAATGAGTACACATGGCAAAATGTTCGATACTCTTTTCAACGGGTTTGTTGTCATATGTACTAGGCGGGTGCCATTATAAGCATTACGCTCAATATGGTATTTAgaattttattgttcttttctttttttaaaataataggataaattgtccaaaatgtccGTAACATACAGCCTTTAGGCCAATGCAGTcgtaaatttatcaattttttctattgagtcctaaaccgtTTGACACTTTacaaattgagttcatccggccaattttaatctGAAATCGCTGATTTGGAGGTCGACGATGCCACGTAGGAAGGACGGCACTAATGCggataatattttataaatttttgaaatagaaattgattttttttattcataggCGAGGTTCGGCTGTCGATCATTGCTAGacttggtagaaaaaaaaaaggaaaagaaaggtagaaaaagaaaaaagaaaagaaatgtcaaagataaaaataaataattaaataattttcttttaaaaatatataaaacatTGTCTACGTAGTGCAAGCCGGATCACTTAGGACATTCAACATTTGCGTCAGCgatttttgattaaaattgaccggatagactcatgtcaaaagatttaagactcgattaataaaattaaaagatttagaaagtataataaatttagaactttttggacaattttcccaaaataatgTGATTTCAACCAGACCTGTAACAAATtagatttattttgttataaaagaaatcaaatcaatGCTCAATTTGTATTAGCCTTTCCATCTTCATGGGTTAGACGTGAAAAAAGAGTTATATACCAATAATCAGTTAATATTTATAACCTTCCACGGTCCACTCAACAAACGAAGGACATTTTGCTTTTCAACACCGAGGAACACAAGCTCCACCTTTGTAACTTCACCGCAACTTTCCAAGTTAGTAcattaaaagtaaaagataggCCTCTTTCATTGAATACATGTTTAGGGCATCTAGTCGACAATGAATTTGTTACAAAGGAACTCTGGCCATCAGTAAAGAGAGACAAGCAGACCAGAGTTTCTTTCCCATGATTGCCTAGTCTTGCCTTTTTCCCTTATAAAATGTGAGCAATATCCAGAAAAAGAACATAGATTTCCCTTCTCTCACATAAGTCCATCACATGTGCATTAGAAAAGGGACCGTCAAAGACACCTTCGTGTCGTCGCAAGTACAAAGTAAGCTCCGAGCGTCGAACCATAAGTAACACTAGACCAACCGAACAGGTGCTAAATCCAGTAATCACAAGTATGGCTGGTGTGAAGGCGGCAAACCACCACGGATATGGGCACCATATTTTGGCATGGTGGAGTTGTAGGAGGATGTTGCAAACCTGTCATGATGAGTGTACTGTAGTCCTTGATCACTAGCTTGATAGGCATACTCAGACTGCCCAGGAAGTTGATAATTTGCTGCCAACCTCACCGCTGGCCCCAAGTACGGTGCACTCTGACTGAAGGCAGGACCTAGCCTACCAATAGCGTTGGCTCCTTGAGCACGAGATTTATGAAATCCTCCATTTGACTTtgactttttggatttttgattcCCCCCCTGCTCTCCAGCCCTTTTCTTGTCGgattttgctttctctaattgAGCGACTCTTCTCTGGAGGGGATCTAGTTGGTAACTAGCCTCAAGTCCATAATCTTTGACGCACTTGATCACAGCCTTGAGTGCCTCAAGTTCTTGTGCATTTGCTTGACCCTGTATGTATTACAATAAATAAACAACCAACAGATAAAAATATTGCTTGCCGTATGTACTAGTTGGGGACAGAACTACTACCGATGCAATAGCAGAACCTTCCGACTTTGCACCTGTCCCCTGCGAATTTCTCCTCAAGTCCTTCAAGTATGTCTTCAAGAGGGGCACTGGGTGAAATCTTTCAGTAAGCTGGAAAGCATGTATAAGATGGACGGCATCAACTTGTCTCCCACTATTGATAAGGGACTCAATAACACCTGCACCAGAGGATGGTCTTAGGAGTGCAAAGACAGAGTAGCCCTCTTGAGCATATAGATGAATCAGCTTGCATTATATGCGTAATTTCTCACAGTTGTGCCCTAAACGAGAAATGAGGGATATCTTACAGACAATCCATTTTCCAGACCCCATAAGGTCTGTCAGTTGTGAGAAAACCAACCTGGAACTTTTTCAGTTAACCCAAGAGAACGGCAAAGCTCAGGCGCTTGCCTGAGGTGCGCGACTGCGGGAACAAGCTTGCAGAGTTCAGCTTCATCAAACTCTGAAGCAATATTAAAAGTCGAGAGGAGCTGCAAAAATGCTTCTGCTTCTAATGCATTCCCATTGACAGCATTAGTGCCATCACTAAACAACTTAAGCTTCCACTCATCAGCAATTGCCTTGGCTTGCTGCTTTATTTCAGGGTTCAGAAGGTGATCAGCACCTGATTCAACCCCCGCCAAAAAGGTGGCCATGGCTTCCATAAAGGTAATACAGGATTTTTGCATGCCCTGAAGGGCAGCATCCCTCCTATTTTCTGGTTGGTCTGTCTCATCTTGAGAGTAAAAACCCCTCAGTGAGTCCAGCACCAAATGGGCCGGATCTGTTGCACATCGTAGAGCAACAGAAAGTTCCCGACAAATAGCATTTAAATTATTTTGCTTCTTCAAAGTAAAATTCAGAAGCCCTTTTGCATCCATCTGCTCACAAAATTGTATCAGCTCTCTAGAAGGCTTGACATCAGTCAAGCCTTCAGCTTCATCAATGTTACTAGGACAAATATCCTCTTTTGTACTTGCTTCACTAAGAGAGCCACTTACCTTGCCGTCTTTGATATTGCCATCATCAGTTGCCACAGCATTAGATTCTTGGTGATTCATGCGTGAATTTATGATAGCAGCAACTGCAGCATCTTTTAGCTCCTGCACTCGATCTAACATTTCCTGTTCCTTTGCAGCAACAGACGCCTCTCTCTCTGCCAAACTTGCCTTAGTTTCAACTGTTTTCGCtgcaaattctctctctttaaCTTCAAGCTCATCAAACTTTTTTCTGAACATAGCATCAAGGCTGCGGAAGTGCTCCTCAATTTCATTCCATGCAACTTTCTCCTCAGAAACGCGCTTACAGGCTTCCAGGTCAAGAAGTACCTTGCTCAGCTGATCTATCAAGGGAGTTACAGCATCATCTCCAGAAGCTGGTTCGGTTTCTGCCATTGAGGGAAACCCTGCACATTCAACACAGATAATCAATAGTCTTTTGACTTCATGACACAACAAATACATCTTGGTGACAGAACACGAAAGAGCGGTGAGGTCTTAAGCTATGCCACTGCTCAACCTTCCGAATCTTGATGCCATGATGCTTTAGCACTGCCACAACAAAGCTAAGTACAACACGAAATCTTCAGAAAGCAAAGTTGCGAACTCTGTTAGCCAGTAACCGAGTCAAATCTCCGATCCCCTTCGTTTATCAATTTCTGGAGAACTATCCACTAAATTACCCTATTTAACGTGACATTATGAGCTACAAGTTCTGGTTGAAATTAATAACAGGTTCGTATTAAACGTCAGGTAGCCTACTTGAGTTTGATTTGGCCATTGTGTTACTCTAAATAGAACTCTTGACATTTGAAATAAGAACATAAGCTCATTCCCCAAAGTAGAAGATATTGTGAACCGTGCGGACAAAACAGGCAAATTAAAATTTCTGCCTATGCTGCAAGTACTTCTAAGCTCTCGTGGTGACTTGCTAACTTGAGCTAACAACATAACTATATCCTCTCACACTTCATATTTCACAAGCTCAAAGACCAACAGTTCCAGAGAAACAACATCAACCACCTCACAAGTCACAACTTTACATCCACAGTTGGAAAACAAATGCAAAAGCTAGTTAATCTCGCacatcaatttaattatttagttTAACGAGACATAATAAgtaaaatacttcaaaatatgcaatttcaGCAAGTTCACCCTTTCTGTACCAATTATGAATCATTAAGTTCTTAATCTACACATAACCTGGAGAATATGCTATGAGTAGGTCAAGTTTTGTTTCTCTGGAGTACCCGATATTTCCCAATTGATTGGGTCAAGATTTTCATCCAATGGCATTAATAACTCTATTAAAAGACAAttttccctcaatttctcaCTAAAACTTCCttctccaaatcattcatttttgctAAGCACAGGATGCAGCAAAGCTACTTTGCAACTGCAAGTTGATTGACAGTAGCTAAAAGACTCCAAAAGCAAAGTATCATTGAAGCACGTTGACTGGAGCTACACAATCTGGACAGCAGGATAAGGTTCTTTAAGCTAAAACTTCTTCCCCTGTATCTGTCATCCATGTTCATTTCAACCACACCACTACGATTGACCTGGCCTTCAGCAAAAGCTCCATTGCTAATGAAAAAGACAATCAATCAACTATATAAGGGCTACGTAACTTCATGTAAACTGTGAAAATAAGATAACCACATTGACAGAAGTTTGGTATAGCTAATAGAACATACTAGAAATCCAAAAATTAGGCGATGTATACAATCAATAAGCAGGCTATTCATCGGAAGCAAGTTTGGTATAACAAGTAGCAAATTTTATGCACTCCGTCTGTATTGGAAGTATTCTTATTCCTGATATAACACATATATAATTGTGATTTCTTCTAGTTGGCCTGTTGATAGttaaattgagagagagagacacgcACGCGCGCACACAATGTTGAAAAGTACCAGACTGTTGTTTTCATCATGGAAAATGCAGAATGGCAAACACAAATTGAATTCATGAGAACATCCATTTCCTTGACACATGCTAACTATGCTTGTTGATCCGAAATATACACAAAAACTAGCTTTGTTGATTGGCTGCTGCCagttaaaaagagaaaatagttCTTGCACCACAAAATGTGTAGGTAAGCGACATGAAATTCTGGTTAATGACAAAGGACATCGATGTGTGGCAAATCAGGaatttaaatgaaaacaaaacgTTCAGCAATATAGTTGTTGACTTAGCCAGAGAGGAGGGAACTCTGTCTTGGAAGCCAATAGTTAAGTTAAAGTTGGATGGTAAGCTTTTACAATCAAGAGATGGGCGGAATGATGTTTTTCTGATTAATAGTTGAAGGGAACTTAATGTATCATACCAAAATAGTTATTTCCAGGTACTCTATTCTGCCAGTTACACCATGATAACAAACCCCAAGAGGGGGAGAGGAAGGGGATTGCAgaggccctttttttttgttaaaacaAGTGTATAAAATGGGGATTTTATCCTCAAGCTGAAGGAGAGGAAACCTGTCCAGTGGGCAGACCACCATAACATATAAAGGTCTCTAACCAAACTCATCACCCCCTTGTGCAGAAGACAGGGATTTTTCCTTGTCTTCAGGAATGGGTTCAAAATCCAAATCCAATGCTATTCTAAGTTCACAATTACCTCCACCTAGTCTAGACCAATTAAAATTGTatgtaagaaaataaaatatcacaatGATTGCACACAATGGAGTCGCATTTCAATCGTGACATAGACAAAAGGCAGTCTCTGAAGCAAGATTGCGATGAAAGGCCTCGAACTTAAAGCTTTTCATCATCATATCTAGCATCACAGATACAGTTACATGCAATCCTTTAAGGACTTCAGTTCCAAAGACATGAAAAGTGAACTTGGGGAATCACACAAGAAATATAAGCTTGGTAACACATAAGCAAACCAACTTGTCACAAGAATCAGAAGGGCAAAGCCTAACGATGACATTCATTTCAAATATGTTTTATCATCTGTAACTTCAGGCATCTGAAATGAGATGGGGGCTTGGGGGGTTCAACTTCAACCAACAATTGAGCCAGCAGAGAGCGCTTTCTAGGGCTTCTTCCTCCCACTCAATCCAaaagcacgaaaaaaaaaaaaggaggaatttttctttttcttttcgcagCCCCGACAGCaaaaagaatggctaaacatTCATGAAAGGGCAAATTTGTCCCATTCCAAATTTCCCAAAATCCCGAAGGATGCTGCAAATCGATCTAAAAGACCAAGACAGGTCGTAGTTGGGTTTGCCGCATCTTAGAATCACACACGCTCTCATAACCATGGATACCAACACTTATCACCACAGTTTCACTCGTACAGCACACATGCGACTTCAATGAGCGGAATCATCTGAAAATATAGAACATTGAGTCGAACAGCCCGACTCATTGCTGTACCTGACATCTTCAGGGGCATGAACTCCAATCTTCTATTCCTAATTCTGGTAAAAATCCAGTCACAAACCAAAAGCAGAGTCTCCTCGCTAATTTCATACGGAAGCAAGCATACGAGACATTCATCATCGCAGTAGGCCGACGAAGACGAAGCGGCACAATGGGTGAAACACCGAAACAACCCAATTGACGGCTTGCTCGAGAGGAGAGAACTGCGTACCTCGAAATACAACTGAGACCAAATTGAAAAACGCTACAAATTGGGCTGCAGAAGAAGCCGGAGAGCGAGATTCCCTCCAAAAACTGAGCCGGAAGTCGGTCGGAAACGATGGCCGTTTCACTTTCCGCGGCGAATCGTTCCGTCGCTAGCGAGGCGACGAAGCTCCGTCGGCTCTGTTGCGATGAGGGTGACGGCTGAAGTGAATTGGCCCAACGCCTTCAATTTGCGAGTGTCCGAACAGGCAAGTGTTGATTggctttggaccaaa
It encodes the following:
- the LOC115742088 gene encoding FRIGIDA-like protein 3 is translated as MAETEPASGDDAVTPLIDQLSKVLLDLEACKRVSEEKVAWNEIEEHFRSLDAMFRKKFDELEVKEREFAAKTVETKASLAEREASVAAKEQEMLDRVQELKDAAVAAIINSRMNHQESNAVATDDGNIKDGKVSGSLSEASTKEDICPSNIDEAEGLTDVKPSRELIQFCEQMDAKGLLNFTLKKQNNLNAICRELSVALRCATDPAHLVLDSLRGFYSQDETDQPENRRDAALQGMQKSCITFMEAMATFLAGVESGADHLLNPEIKQQAKAIADEWKLKLFSDGTNAVNGNALEAEAFLQLLSTFNIASEFDEAELCKLVPAVAHLRQAPELCRSLGLTEKVPGVIESLINSGRQVDAVHLIHAFQLTERFHPVPLLKTYLKDLRRNSQGTGAKSEGSAIASGQANAQELEALKAVIKCVKDYGLEASYQLDPLQRRVAQLEKAKSDKKRAGEQGGNQKSKKSKSNGGFHKSRAQGANAIGRLGPAFSQSAPYLGPAVRLAANYQLPGQSEYAYQASDQGLQYTHHDRFATSSYNSTMPKYGAHIRGGLPPSHQPYL